The DNA sequence TGGGCCCTTCCTGTCTAATTCCTCCCGAGGCCGTGGATCTCTGACATACTTTAGACGATATTCTCGCAGCATTTTTTCGTAATTTTGCAGGATGAAGCATGCAGAAAGACCAATCACCGATTGGTTGCCGATCACGATGAAGGAAGTTGAGATGCGCGGATGGGACGAATTGGATGTCGTCCTCTTCTCGGGAGATGCCTATGTCGACCACCCCACTTTCGGGACGTCGGTGATTGGCCGAATCGTGGAGTCCGCCGGATTCAGGATCGGAATCGTTCCCCAGCCCAACTGGAGGGATGACCTTCGGGATTTCAAGAAGATGGGCAAGCCTCGCCTGTTCTTTGCGATTTCTGGTGGCTGCATGGATTCCATGGTCAACCATTACACCGCCAATCGCCGCAAGCGTTCCACCGATGCCTACACGCCTGGCGGTCAAGCTGGCTTTCGCCCGGATCATACGACAGCGACCTACTCCAAGATTCTCAAGGAATTGTATCCAGATGTGCCAGTCGTCATTGGTGGGATCGAGGCCTCTCTGAGGAGGGTGACACACTATGATTATTGGGCAGATCGCTTGATGCCGACCATCTTGGAGTCTTCTCAGGCGGATTTGCTGGTCTACGGCATGGGAGAACAGGCACTACGCCAGATTCTCGCACTTGCGGACAAGGGGGTGCCCATTTCCTCCATGAGGGATATTCCCCAGACGGCATTTCTCCAAGATCCTGCTGAACCCACGCCGAATCCCGCCAATTGGGAAGAGGTCGAGCTGGCCTCACACGAGGTTTGTCTTCAAGACAAGAAGGCGTTTGCAGGCAATTTCAAGATCGTAGAGCAGGAGTCGAACAAGACCAAGGCCCGTCGGATCAACCAAATGGTCCGTGGTAGCAAGCTCGTCATCAATCCTCCTTTCCCGACCATGACGGAGTTGGAGATGGATGCCTCATTCGATCTGCCTTACACGAGACTTCCTCACCCGAAATACAAAAAGCGTGGTGCCATCCCGGCTTTCGAGATGATCAAATTCTCGATCAACATGCATCGCGGCTGTTTTGGAGGATGCTCATTCTGTACGATTTCTGCCCATCAAGGGAAATTCATCGCCAGTCGTTCCCAAGAATCCATCATGAAGGAGGTGGAACAAGTGGTGAATATGCCTGACTTCAAGGGATATATCTCAGATTTGGGAGGACCGTCCGCCAACATGTACCGCATGAAAGGCAAGGTTCAATCCATCTGCGATCGCTGCTCAAGCCCATCCTGTATTCACCCGGTGGTTTGCAGCAACCTCGATACTTCCCACAAGCCCATGACCGAGCTGTATCGCAAGGTCGATGAGCATCCCAAGGTCAAAAAGGCCTTTGTGGGCTCCGGCATTCGGTATGATTTGCTCACCGAAACCTACAACAAGCAGGCCGACGAGTCTGTGGACGAATATCTCGAACAGGTCGTCACGCGCCACATCAGCGGGCGTCTCAAGGTCGCGCCTGAGCATACTTCCGAGAATACCTTGAAGATCATGCGGAAACCTGCCTTCAAGCATTTCCACGCCTTCAAGAAAAAATACGACAAGATCAACAAGCAGAATGATCTCAATCAGCCGTTGATTCCCTATTTCATCTCTGCGCACCCGGGCTGCCAAGAGGCGGATATGGCCAATCTTGCTGCCGAGACCAAGGACATGGGATTCAAGTTGGAGCAGGTCCAGAACTTCACCCCGACGCCCATGACGGTCGCCACCGTGATCTACTACTCTGGCTATCATCCGTATACGCTTGAGCCGGTATTCACTGCCAAGACCGAGCATGAGCAGCAAAACCAGCACAAATTCTTCTTTTGGTACAAGCCCGAAAACAGGGGGTGGATCAGGGATCGTTTGATTGCCGCTGGAAAACCGGACCTTGCAAAGCGACTGTTGGCGCAGCCCAAATCCAAAGCGCCTCAGAAATCTGTTGCCCGCGTAGGCAAGTCGCGCATCAAGCCCAAACACAATGGCTCCAGTACCGGGCATGGCGAGCCTCGCAAGAAGCGTGGAAATAGCCGCCCAGAATTTGCGGCGTCCACCAAATCTGGAGGTAAGCGCCTCGGCAAGTCCAAACGAAGAAGATAGGAGAAGTTCCTACAGATTCATGTTTCCCAACCGAAATGGTCCTCTCGATCATTTCGGTTGTTTGTTTTTGGGCGTGCCCCCGCGGGCTCGGCAAGGGAAAAATCTCCCCATAGATTGGCGCGGGGTAGGGCTATCCGTGAGTCCGCGAAGCCTGCCCTCGACTCCGATCGGGGGCTCCCGTCCTCCGCTGAAGGCTCCGGACCTCGCTGACGCTCGCCACTCCTATCCCTCACGCGGAATCATGGTACCTGTGAGATATTTGTGTAATTTTTACTAAAATTATTTGGCTGATATTTAGGTGTTTGCGAGTGTGTTTTGCTAGCAGGTGAAACTTTCTGAGGGTATTAGAGTATTTTTTACACAAATACATCAATCTCTCAATTCGCACTTTATGTTTGGAATCAGACACGCAACATTCGACGCCATGACCTTTGTGCTTCACTATCGCAAAGGGCGGCTCATTCGGCAGGGTAGGGGACTCTCATTCTTCTATTATGCGCCTGATAGTTCTATCGTTGCCATCCCTATGGCGAGCCATGATCTGCCATTTATCTTTTCGGCCACGAGTCAGGATTTTCAGAAGCTGACCGTTCAGGGCCAGATCACCTATCAGATTTCCGAGCCGTCTGCATTGGCGGACGTGCTGGATTTCACAGTGGACAAGAAAGGTCATCACAAGCAGCAAGACCTCGAAAAGCTCCATCAGCGGATCATCAATGAAGCTCAATCTGCGACCACCAATTTGATTCAGCAGACCCCTATCCTACAGGCGATCCGCTCCAATGTGGAGATTGAAACCGAAATTCGGGAAGGGCTGGCCAAATCCCAACAATTGACCATGCTCGGGGTGGAGATACTCGGTGTGCATGTCTTGGCAGTGGCTCCCGCCCCGGAAATGGCCAAAGCGCTTGAGACCGAAACCCGCGAACGGATGCAGCAAGAAGCAGACGAAGCCATTTACCAGCGTCGCAATTTCGCCGTGGAGCAGGAGCGCAAAATCAAGGAATCCGAGCTGAACACAGAGATCGCAGTGGAGGTGAAACAGCAGGAAATTACGCAGCAGCAGATGACCTCAAAAGTCATGAAAGCCGAGAATGAACGCCAGCTCCACGAAATGCGTCTCAAAACCGAGATTTCCATGCAAGAGCAACGCCTCGAAGCGGATATTCTCCAAGAGGAACAGCGCAGGACCCTGCTGGAAACCAAGAATACCAACGACCGATCTGAGGCAGATACCAAAGCCTACGCGCTTCAGGCATTCCTCAATCCCTACAAGGATTTGGATTGGCAGACGTTGGCGGCCATTCAGGGGATTTCTGATCCAGAGGCCAATATCGCCCTGGCATTTCGTCAGATGGCCAATCAGGCTGACAAGATCGGCCAACTCAACATCACGCCAGATCTCCTCCAAAGCCTCCTGAAATCCAAGTGACCATGAGTATCGAATACGCCATTGTCGTCAAGCAACCCACGCAGTTGGAGCAATTGCTGACTCGATTTCACACCCGAGCTCAAGCCGCCTTCTATCTGGAGCGGCAGGGCTTAGATATACAGGAGGCGGTCGAGGCGCATGACACCTATCATGCCGCATTATCCTCCCTACAGCACAACCTTGACACATTCCTGAAACACAAGCTTCTCGACCGTGAATTCCTGCCCAATTTCCAATTTGCTTCCAATCAGGTGATTTTGGTGCTCGGACAAGATGGACTGGTGGCCAATACCGCCAAATATGCACTGGGCCGCCCCATCATCGGCATCAATCCAGATCCCACTCGGTTTGATGGACCTTTGTTGCCGTTTCGGGTGGCCAATACCCATCGAGTGGTGGAGGCGGTCATTTCAGGCCAAGCCTCCATGAAACGCACCCAATTTGCCGAGGCGATTCTACAACATGGGCAGCGGTTGCTGGCTTTCAATGATCTGTTTATTGGAGCGGAATCCCATGTGTCGGCTCGATACCGACTCAACTACCACGGACAGGTGGAGGATCATAGCTCCAGCGGAATTATTGTCTCCACCGAGATGGGGCAAACAGGGTGGATGAGCTCCATGTTCAATATGATCCAATCGGGGAATCGCTGGCTTGGGCAGACGCAAGAGCGAGAAATTCAGCCGAGTATAGGCCGTGGAGAATTGCTGTTTGCAGTGCGGGAACCTTTTCGGAGTCAGCGGACAGGCATCTCCATGACGATGGGACAGATTCAAGGGGAGGTCGAATTGCGGATCGAGTCTCAGATGGCCCAAGGCGGGGTGATTTTCAGCGATGGTATCCAGCAAGATAGGCTCTCCTTCAATCGGGGAGATGTGGCCACCATCCGAGTTGCTGATGAAGGCGCCAACCTCGTCGTTGCATAGCGTAGTCCGCTCTCCAAAAAGCAAACGCCTCACCCGTAAAAAGGTGAGGCGTTTGCGGTTCGTTTGTGAGCATCAGGTTTTGCGCTTTTTCTTCCGAGCTGCGGGGAAGAGGATATTGTTGAGGATCAGACGATACCCGGGACTGGTTGGGTGAAGCGCCAGATCGGTAGGATCTTCCCCGACGAAATGTTGGTAGTCCTCTGGGTCGTGCCCGCCATAGAACGTCCACATACCTTTGCCGAGATTGCCGTGGATGTAGCGAGCCTCGTTGTTGGATTTCAATTCTCCCATGACGAGTACACCATCCTTGATCAGATGCCTACGAAATCCGGTAGTCTGCCCCATAAATCCCTTGACGGTGCGTGTATGATTTTGGCAGAGCATGGTCGGAACAGGGTCCCATTTGGCGGAAAACTCAAACAACGTGAAGTAATCCATGTGTTCTCGCACACCGCGGTTGGGATTGGTATCGATGTTGGAGAATTCGTATTCCAGTGGATTTCGGGAGAGCTTGATGTCTTTGAAGGCTAGGGTCTTGCTGAAGTCCAGGCGATCTTGGGCAGTTGGGTCTGCAGGGTCTCCGTCAAACATGTATTCGCAGATATCGAGCCCTTCAGCTGCCAAGGCGATGTCGTAGGAATCAGTCGCTGAGCACATCGCAAAAAGGAATCCGCCTTCTTCGCAGAACTTCTTGATCTCCTTGGCAACGGCCAATTTCATCTGACTCACCTTTTGGTATCCAAATCGCTGGGCGTTGGCTTCTTGCGCGCGGACCTCGTCTTGGTACCATTTGCGGTGGCGATAGCTCGCGTAGAACTTCCCGAATTGTCCGGTGAAATCCTCGTGGTGGAGGTGGAGCCAATCGTAATCCGTCAACTTGCCTTCCAGCACTTCTGGATCATAGACTACATCGTAGGGAATCTCCGAATAGGTCAGTCCCAATGTCACAGCATCATCCCAAGGCTGCTTGTTTTTGGGAGAATAGACAGCCACTTTGGGAGCTTTTTCGAGCTTGACGGCATCCATGTTGACATTCTCGGAAACCACATAGGCGAGAATCTCGGAGGATTTGCCATCTGAAATCCGCTCGAAGGAAACCCCGCGGATGATCATTTCCTGCTCGAATGGCCGAGCATATTTGAACATGAAGCTACCGCCCCGGTAGTTCAACAGCCATTCCACTTCCACACCTTGAGTGAGTACCATGTATGCGATGCCATAGGATTTGAGATGTTCCTTTTGGGCATAATCCATCGGGACGAGCAGATAGTCAGCCCGAACGGACGCGACTCCCATCAAGAGGGAAAGCAACAGGACGATTCTTTTCATGTCTAGGGATTTTGTGCAGAATACCCCGCGAGAACGGAGGATTGAGATCAAGATAGCGATAATCGGTGGATTTACGGAAGAATGGGGGGCTGGATACCATGAAAGCGGGAAAATGGACCTTCAAGGAATATTCCTCACGCTCTGTGCGGCTGGCAGGTGCGGCGCGAAGGATGGTAGGGGCGAGCCTTTGGCGAGGTCCGGAGCCTTAAGCGGAGGACGGAGGCGCTAGCCGACCCCCGAACAGCCTGACCCGGCGACCCAGATCCCAAGCGTCGTGCCTTGAGCCAAGATCGCCGGGTCGCGCCCCAGTCATCCAACTATGCATTCTCTTCCATCCAAGCATACACGCAAGGAATGACCACTAGATTCAAGAGGGTCGCAGAAAGCAAACCGCCGAGCATGACTACGGCCATAGGGCTTTGGATTTCATTGCCGGGGGCTCCGCCTTTCAGGGCCAAGGGAATCAGTGCCAGTCCTGTCGTCAGCGCAGTCATGAGGATGGGATTGAGCCGATCGACTGCTCCTCGAATGAGCAATTCTCGTCCTCGAATTCCGCTGGACTTGAGGTCTTCATAGCGCGAAACCATGAGGATGCCATTTCGTGCGGCGATCCCAAAGAGGCTGATGAATCCAATTGTCGCGGCGATGCTCACCCAGCCGCTGGTGAAAAAGACGGTGATAATGCCTCCGATGAGTGCCAATGGCAGATTGATGAGGACCACGCCTGCGAGGGGCACAGACCGAAACTCCACAAATAGCAGCAAGAACATCACGGCAATCGCCCCGATGGCCGCCCACATCAGGAGTCTAGATGCTTCGGCTTCCCGCTCGAATTGACCCCCGTAGGCAATCCGATAGCCTGTCGGCAAAGGTACCTGAGCGCCGATACTGGCTTGGATATCCGTCACAACTCCGCGCAGATCCCGGCCTTGGACATTGGCTGCGACGACCATGACCCGCTGGACTTGTTCGCGAGTGATCCGGTCAGGGCTGCTGATGGATTGTACCTCAGCCAATTCCAGTAGCGGTACAAAGCCACCCTGAGGTAATTGAATGGGAAGTCTGCGGATCTGTTCAATCCCAGAACGAGCTTCGGGAACATATCGCACGATCAGGTCGAAATACCGCTGGCCCTCATGGATTTCTCCAGCAGTTTCTCCCGCGCAGGCGATATCGACCTGACGCATCAGTTGTCCTACCGTCATCCCATGAGCGGCCAGCATTCCGCGATTCGGAGCAATCCGTAGTTGGGGAACTTCGATCTGTTGGTCGAGATTGACATCGGCGATTCCATCCACAGATTGAATGACCGCTTGCACCTGCTGGCCGATCCGAAATAGTTGTGTGAGGTCATCTCCGAAGATCTTGATGGCGATATTGGCCCGGGTTCCAGAGAGCATGTGATCGATCCGGTGAGCGATCGGCTGCCCGAGGGAGATATTCACGCCGGGAACGATGGCGAGCTTGTTCCGGACCTCTTCGAAAAATGCCTCCTTGGATTTGTGTTGCAGGGTGAAAGGCACATCGATTTCGGCGGCATTGACCCCTTGGGCGTGTTCGTCTAATTCTGCCCGGCCTGTTCGGCGGGTGACTACATCTACTTCGGGGAGTTCGAGGAGGAGGCGTTCCACGTGATTGCCCACCCGATTGCTTTCCCCGAGGGACATTCCGGCAGGTCCGACTACGCTGATGACGAGGGAGCCTTCATTGAATTCGGGCAAAAAGCCGCGCCCTAGTTGTGTGGCCAATCCCAAGCTGAGCAAGAATATTCCTATCACTGCGAATACAATTCCTTTTCGGTAGGTCAAGATCCTGCCAAGAAATTGCTTGTACCGATTTCTGAGAAATCGCTCCAATCGGGTGCCCTCGGTAGATCGTCCTAGCGTCCGGTCATTGGCCAGTAGATAGGCACACAGAACTGGCGTCAAGGTGATGCTGACGAGAAGGGAGGTCACAACCGAAACGATGAACGCCAGTCCCATTGGTCGGAGCAGTCTACCTTCCATGCCGCTCAAGAAAAAGAGTGGTACAAATGCGACAATGATGATCATGGTGGCCATCAGGATCGATCCACGGATTTCGAGAGAAGCGTCCTTCACGACCTGCAGCATGGGTTTTCTTTCTGCTTCTGCGAGCTTCCGATTTTCCCGAAGCCGTTTGTAGACATTCTCCACGTCGATGATGGCATCGTCCACGAGAGCGCCGATTGCGATGGCCATTCCGCCCAAGCTCATGGTATTGAGACTGAAGCCCAATAGGTCCAAAACGATCAACGTGACGATCAGTGAAATTGGAATCGCCAGCACCGAAATGAGGGTAGTCCGAACATCCATCAGGAAAATGGCCAATATCAGAATCACGAAGAGCGCTCCCTCCCACAGGGTGGTCTGGAGATTGTCGACCGACGCCTGAATGAAGTCTGCCTGCCGGAAAACCTGTGTCTCCAGTTCCATGCCGACAGGGAGGGTTTGCTTCATCCCAGCCAAGGTCTCATCGAGCTTTTGGGTGAGTTCGAGCGTGTTGACATTGGGCTGTTTGGATAGCACCAGAATCACCGCAGGAGCCGCATTCATGGAGCCTTCCCCAATTTTGTCGGCGGCTCCAATCTGGACTTTGGCGATATCTCCCACCCGAATAGGCTGGCCATTTACGGAGCGAATGACCGATTGTCCCAGATCCTCCATCGCGTATGCACGGCCATATCCCTGCACCACGTATTGATTGCCATGTTGGTTGAGATATCCCCCGGGGACGCTCAGGTTGGCATCTTGGACCGCCGCGAGCAATTCTTCCGCACCGATTCCGTAATGGGCGAGTTTTTCGGGCTGTGCCAGAACTTGATATTGCTTGTATGCGCCGCCGAGGACCATGACATTGGCGATTCCTTGGACGGATTTCAATTGCGGGGCGATGTTCCAATCGGTAAAGGATCTCACTTCCATGGGATCAAGCGAATCAGAACGAACTGCCAGCAGCATGATTTCTCCCATGATGGAGGAAATCGGCGCCATGGTAGGGTTCCCAACTTCCTTGGGCAGACTGGCTTGCACAAGCGGGATTCGTTCTGCCACCATTTGGCGGGCGCGGTAGATATCCATGCCCCATTCAAATTCCACCCAGACGATGGAAATCCCGGCAGCGGAAGAAGAGCGAATTCGCCGCACATTCGGGGCGCCATTCATGGCTGTCTCCAAGGGATAGGAGACGAGTTTTTCGACTTCTTGGGATTCTAGGCCATGGGCTTCCGTCAAAATGGTCACTGTCGGGGCGGAAAGATCTGGGAATACATCCACAGGAATGGATTGCGCACGCCAAATGCCAAAGATCGACAGCCCCACGGCGATGACGATCACCAGCCAGCGGAAATTCAGTGAAAAGGTTAAGATTCGATTCAGCATACTCCCCGATTAATGTACATGTCCGTGCCCCATTGACTGGCCTGCGTTGGCCGCCATTTTTACTGCGTATGCACTTTGTGAAACGACCCAATCCCCCTGCTTCAAGCCGGATAGGATTTCGGTTCTTTCACCATTTCTGCGTCCAATCTGGACGACTTTGCGCGCATAGGATTCTCCATCCAATTGCACCATCACGGTGTAGGTTCCATATTCTTCCAGCAAGGCGGATGTAGGCACGGTCAAAACTGCCGTTCCAGAGCCGATAGCGAGCTGAGCTTCCACAACGCTTCCCGTCGGTGCCGTCACCCCAGATCGGACTTCGGCCAAGATGGTCAGCTGGGGCCTTTCACTGGAAACGGCATTTCCGACGGAGGAAATACTGCCACCGCCTTCCACGACACTGGACCACTTGCCTCCCGGGGTTTTGTGGAATATGTCCTGAAGATTCGCCAATGAGGCGGCATCGTACGGACTGGCATATACTTCGAGTCGACTGGATTGTTGATCCGAAATCGTGAGAATCTGATGACCTTGCTGCACAAATCCACCGTTGTCGACTGACAGGTCCGATATATACCCAGAGATGGGGGCGGAGATCCGTTTGCCTCCGGGTGCAT is a window from the Pontibacter sp. G13 genome containing:
- a CDS encoding YgiQ family radical SAM protein, with the translated sequence MKHAERPITDWLPITMKEVEMRGWDELDVVLFSGDAYVDHPTFGTSVIGRIVESAGFRIGIVPQPNWRDDLRDFKKMGKPRLFFAISGGCMDSMVNHYTANRRKRSTDAYTPGGQAGFRPDHTTATYSKILKELYPDVPVVIGGIEASLRRVTHYDYWADRLMPTILESSQADLLVYGMGEQALRQILALADKGVPISSMRDIPQTAFLQDPAEPTPNPANWEEVELASHEVCLQDKKAFAGNFKIVEQESNKTKARRINQMVRGSKLVINPPFPTMTELEMDASFDLPYTRLPHPKYKKRGAIPAFEMIKFSINMHRGCFGGCSFCTISAHQGKFIASRSQESIMKEVEQVVNMPDFKGYISDLGGPSANMYRMKGKVQSICDRCSSPSCIHPVVCSNLDTSHKPMTELYRKVDEHPKVKKAFVGSGIRYDLLTETYNKQADESVDEYLEQVVTRHISGRLKVAPEHTSENTLKIMRKPAFKHFHAFKKKYDKINKQNDLNQPLIPYFISAHPGCQEADMANLAAETKDMGFKLEQVQNFTPTPMTVATVIYYSGYHPYTLEPVFTAKTEHEQQNQHKFFFWYKPENRGWIRDRLIAAGKPDLAKRLLAQPKSKAPQKSVARVGKSRIKPKHNGSSTGHGEPRKKRGNSRPEFAASTKSGGKRLGKSKRRR
- a CDS encoding asparagine synthetase B, coding for MKRIVLLLSLLMGVASVRADYLLVPMDYAQKEHLKSYGIAYMVLTQGVEVEWLLNYRGGSFMFKYARPFEQEMIIRGVSFERISDGKSSEILAYVVSENVNMDAVKLEKAPKVAVYSPKNKQPWDDAVTLGLTYSEIPYDVVYDPEVLEGKLTDYDWLHLHHEDFTGQFGKFYASYRHRKWYQDEVRAQEANAQRFGYQKVSQMKLAVAKEIKKFCEEGGFLFAMCSATDSYDIALAAEGLDICEYMFDGDPADPTAQDRLDFSKTLAFKDIKLSRNPLEYEFSNIDTNPNRGVREHMDYFTLFEFSAKWDPVPTMLCQNHTRTVKGFMGQTTGFRRHLIKDGVLVMGELKSNNEARYIHGNLGKGMWTFYGGHDPEDYQHFVGEDPTDLALHPTSPGYRLILNNILFPAARKKKRKT
- a CDS encoding SPFH domain-containing protein: MFGIRHATFDAMTFVLHYRKGRLIRQGRGLSFFYYAPDSSIVAIPMASHDLPFIFSATSQDFQKLTVQGQITYQISEPSALADVLDFTVDKKGHHKQQDLEKLHQRIINEAQSATTNLIQQTPILQAIRSNVEIETEIREGLAKSQQLTMLGVEILGVHVLAVAPAPEMAKALETETRERMQQEADEAIYQRRNFAVEQERKIKESELNTEIAVEVKQQEITQQQMTSKVMKAENERQLHEMRLKTEISMQEQRLEADILQEEQRRTLLETKNTNDRSEADTKAYALQAFLNPYKDLDWQTLAAIQGISDPEANIALAFRQMANQADKIGQLNITPDLLQSLLKSK
- a CDS encoding sugar kinase, translating into MSIEYAIVVKQPTQLEQLLTRFHTRAQAAFYLERQGLDIQEAVEAHDTYHAALSSLQHNLDTFLKHKLLDREFLPNFQFASNQVILVLGQDGLVANTAKYALGRPIIGINPDPTRFDGPLLPFRVANTHRVVEAVISGQASMKRTQFAEAILQHGQRLLAFNDLFIGAESHVSARYRLNYHGQVEDHSSSGIIVSTEMGQTGWMSSMFNMIQSGNRWLGQTQEREIQPSIGRGELLFAVREPFRSQRTGISMTMGQIQGEVELRIESQMAQGGVIFSDGIQQDRLSFNRGDVATIRVADEGANLVVA
- a CDS encoding efflux RND transporter permease subunit, whose amino-acid sequence is MLNRILTFSLNFRWLVIVIAVGLSIFGIWRAQSIPVDVFPDLSAPTVTILTEAHGLESQEVEKLVSYPLETAMNGAPNVRRIRSSSAAGISIVWVEFEWGMDIYRARQMVAERIPLVQASLPKEVGNPTMAPISSIMGEIMLLAVRSDSLDPMEVRSFTDWNIAPQLKSVQGIANVMVLGGAYKQYQVLAQPEKLAHYGIGAEELLAAVQDANLSVPGGYLNQHGNQYVVQGYGRAYAMEDLGQSVIRSVNGQPIRVGDIAKVQIGAADKIGEGSMNAAPAVILVLSKQPNVNTLELTQKLDETLAGMKQTLPVGMELETQVFRQADFIQASVDNLQTTLWEGALFVILILAIFLMDVRTTLISVLAIPISLIVTLIVLDLLGFSLNTMSLGGMAIAIGALVDDAIIDVENVYKRLRENRKLAEAERKPMLQVVKDASLEIRGSILMATMIIIVAFVPLFFLSGMEGRLLRPMGLAFIVSVVTSLLVSITLTPVLCAYLLANDRTLGRSTEGTRLERFLRNRYKQFLGRILTYRKGIVFAVIGIFLLSLGLATQLGRGFLPEFNEGSLVISVVGPAGMSLGESNRVGNHVERLLLELPEVDVVTRRTGRAELDEHAQGVNAAEIDVPFTLQHKSKEAFFEEVRNKLAIVPGVNISLGQPIAHRIDHMLSGTRANIAIKIFGDDLTQLFRIGQQVQAVIQSVDGIADVNLDQQIEVPQLRIAPNRGMLAAHGMTVGQLMRQVDIACAGETAGEIHEGQRYFDLIVRYVPEARSGIEQIRRLPIQLPQGGFVPLLELAEVQSISSPDRITREQVQRVMVVAANVQGRDLRGVVTDIQASIGAQVPLPTGYRIAYGGQFEREAEASRLLMWAAIGAIAVMFLLLFVEFRSVPLAGVVLINLPLALIGGIITVFFTSGWVSIAATIGFISLFGIAARNGILMVSRYEDLKSSGIRGRELLIRGAVDRLNPILMTALTTGLALIPLALKGGAPGNEIQSPMAVVMLGGLLSATLLNLVVIPCVYAWMEENA